The following nucleotide sequence is from Citrus sinensis cultivar Valencia sweet orange chromosome 6, DVS_A1.0, whole genome shotgun sequence.
tggagtttggttatgtattttgaaattttaatatttcatattttgggagtatcttattaatagttagtaagatattaatgataaaatgtgttttgaatactttgtatttattgttaatatttgtaataaaattaggataaattaattgttgaaaaaaattattacattcatgagGCTCAAtggactaaaaaattaaaaattcaaaataagcTCAATAGGCCAAGAACCgtaaaaaccgaaccgaaccgaaccgatccgaaAAGAACCgtttgagttcggttcttattgagttcggttcttattcggttctttttataaaataaccgatttaaatcggttctacttaatttcgaatcgaaccgaaccgaaccgaaccgtgcccacccctacttaCATGCAAGAAATGTTTATATATTCGCCATTATTTGGCAATCACAAGATCTAAAATAATCAGAAACTCTATGACGACAGTCCGATTGAAGAACCTTAgcctaaaaaatattttcaatttgtagGATGGCGCTTTGCCATGGAGTACACATAACAGCatcctaatttaatttcttgagtAATGAGAACAGAATACCATCCAAATCATTTGTCAGAATTTTATTTCTAGCCGCAAATCCCCATTATAACGCACAAAAGCAGACCCATGGTCCGATTTATGTAAcgatttctttcaaaattttaaaataggtAAGCTATCACTTGCAGCTACACAGCAGAGAAGTTATAGGTAATAATAAGAACTAAATTAAGTGGAAGAAGATGGTACTCGGGATGCAGGTTGCTCTACACATTAAATAAAACAGGAACTGCATTGAAGCTACTCCACAATTAGtaagttatttttcattaatccTTCACCAACTGTTGGAAATTCTGGTGATAGCTGCCACTCCCCATCAATCAAGAACTTGATTTCATACcttcataaaatattatgggCTGGAAGAATTAACAAGTTATACTTTTTGGAAAGAAGAATTAACTAGTTACTTTTTGGAAGTCCCTGACATATGTGGACTAAATATAATCATACCTTCCAGGTCTCAGCATTAATGTTGTTGAGAATTTAGTAAATGACCCATTGTACTCTGGTGACAAGTGTTCCCCTTGACTCCAGCCATCAAAGGTGCCCATTACTTGAACActctaatataataaaaaattcacttCAGCACTGCCTGGATTATCTTGCTTTTTATGTAATTACAGATATGATAAGTTCTGCAAATACGGATACCATTTCtcatgagaaaataaaatattaaggtAACCTGAGCCATGTTTACCTGAGCCATGCCACACCAGAATAAGGGAACCTCCTTGGATTGTACAGCAATGACATCCTTTATCTGTTCCTTTAATTTCTCATGCACAGCTTTACACCGGATAGAAGTAAAGGCAGCACTATTTTGTTAGAACTAATTTGGGAAATTTTGCTAAAAACTAAGGCTCTTCagaactaatttttttttatttttcatgtcaaaGAAGTAATTGTCAACCACAAGGACACCAgtgcaaaaatataattatgtcaATCTAAAAGAATATGGCTAACATCATCACACCTTCTAAGCGGGAAAGAAGGTGAGATTGAATGAATTTTCCATTGATCTTTCTAGAACCCTCCGGAATGCCAGATTGAGCTATTTCTTCGGCCAGTGAGACTAATGCCTGCCCATTGAATATCAAAAAAGGAGTAAAAATGTCAAAAGATAAAACATTCATTACCAAACTCTGATCTGACTTTAACCCCCAACACATGCAGAAACATAGACACTGCTTCATACATCAAAGGTTTGCCATGGCActtaaacattaaataaaaataacataggTTTAATCCATCCCTTCATAGTCTTGAATAGTCAAATCCTGTGGAGTTAGGTATGGCTTTCACTTGCTTGGATAGCATCTGGAgatcaaacatttaaaaagcAGTCTTCACGTTGATTCACTctaaattagcttatttagagagagagaaacagaGGGAGTAGAAAGTGAACCTGCATTTCAAGTTCCATAACTGCAAGTTCACTTTTGAAGTCGACTAATGCATCCTCCTTTATATGTAGCTGTAAAGAAAACATACAACAATGCAATGTCAATCGAGGCTTTTCTCCCCCACcactctttaaaatttaaaaaatagaagtcCTAGCAAGAGACCAGCAGTCCAAAACAATTTGCTATTTAAGCATAACATCACAAATTGTACAAAATTGAGACATGCCCTACGAGtaatcattttatattctGCACTCACATTCTATTATCTGGTACTTTCA
It contains:
- the LOC102630556 gene encoding protein PTST, chloroplastic, with product MEIGTARGCLDKTVSYFSRNLSELGWKNARKVSYPVAAAWNLRTSYQKLAHEHIVSARIRRHHRSSRLLWRAYSMPVSVAADRAEDAEDDSEDSPQRILSQPLSNDELMSLLADSERKKLMTKLSEANQQNRFLKRQLHIKEDALVDFKSELAVMELEMQALVSLAEEIAQSGIPEGSRKINGKFIQSHLLSRLEAVHEKLKEQIKDVIAVQSKEVPLFWCGMAQSVQVMGTFDGWSQGEHLSPEYNGSFTKFSTTLMLRPGRYEIKFLIDGEWQLSPEFPTVGEGLMKNNLLIVE